The nucleotide sequence GCGCCAGTCCTTGCCCGCCGTGGCCATCTTGCTGCCAGGCAGCGACTGCGGGATGCCGTAGGCCCCGGAGGAGGAGTTGGCCGCGGTGTGCCGCCAGCCGCTCTCCTTGTTCCACAGCTTGACCAGGCAGGTGTACTGGCCGGACTTCCAGCCGCGCTGGGCCACCATCACCTTGGCGATGGCCCGGGAGGAGCGCGGAGTGCTCCGGGACGCCTTCTTGCGGGCCTGCTCGCGGCGCTTCTGCGCGGCGGCCTTCTTCTTGGCGGCGGCCTTCTTCGCCGCGGCTTTCTTCTGCGCGGCCTTCTTCTGCGCCGCCGTCTTCTCCGCGGCCGTCTTCTCCGCGGCCAGCCGGACCTGGGCGGCCAGCCGGATCTCGGCCAGGGCGGGGGTCTGCACCGCGGTGCGCAGACCGATCCGCGGAACCGTGGCGACCGCGCCGCCGGCGAGGGTGGCGCTGGTGAGAGCGGTACCGCCGGAGGTGCCGGTGGAGCTGTAGATCGTGCTGCCGGTCAGTTCGATCCGGCCGGTCAGGTCCAGTTCGGCGCCCTGAACGGCGCCGGACGAGGCCTGGGAGTGCGGGGCGGTGGCGAGCGAGGCGCCGGAAACGGCTCCGAGGAGCACGACCACCGAGAGGGTGCGCAGGGCGCTGGGAACCACGAAGGGCCTTTCGACGGTACGCCCCGGGTGACGGCGCAACTGACTCACACCGCTCCGGGCCCGCCGGTACCCAGGTTCGGCACCGCACTGACACCACAGGGGCCCGCGGGATCCGACCGGAAGACCACCACCGGGCGGGCCCGGCACATCCGTTCGTCACCCACAGGAGCGGGGTGCTGACGGACCCACCGTGCAAGCCGTCACCCTCAGGAATCAAACGAATCACATGGGTGTGATTGCTCTGCGTCGATTTTGGTGACACTTCTATTACCCAGGGTGGGCTTTGTGACAGTCCTCACGCACGATCGGGTGGAGTTCCTGATTCGTCGGTCAATCCCTTCCGGCACAACGGTTTCCAAGATTCACAACGCACCGCGGC is from Kineosporia corallincola and encodes:
- a CDS encoding transglycosylase SLT domain-containing protein yields the protein MVPSALRTLSVVVLLGAVSGASLATAPHSQASSGAVQGAELDLTGRIELTGSTIYSSTGTSGGTALTSATLAGGAVATVPRIGLRTAVQTPALAEIRLAAQVRLAAEKTAAEKTAAQKKAAQKKAAAKKAAAKKKAAAQKRREQARKKASRSTPRSSRAIAKVMVAQRGWKSGQYTCLVKLWNKESGWRHTAANSSSGAYGIPQSLPGSKMATAGKDWRTNPATQIKWGLNYIEDRYGSPCGAWAHSRSTGWY